The following is a genomic window from Nguyenibacter vanlangensis.
CCCTCTCTTCCGTTCCAGACCAACGCGCTGGCGGCGCGCGGCATGTGCCAGGAAACGCTGGAACTGCATCACGGCAAGCACCATCAGGCCTATGTCACGGCCCTGAACGGGTTCGTGGAAGCGAAGCCCGAACTGCAGGGCAAGTCGCTGGAGGAGATCATCCTGGCGGTCAAGGGCGATCCCGCCGTGGCCCCGGTGTTCAACAATGCCGGCCAGCACTGGAACCATATCCTGTTCTGGCAGAACCTGTCGCCGGCCGGCGGGACGATCCCCGGCGCGCTGGAGGCCAAGATCGTCGAGGATTTCGGCAGCGTCGACGCCTTCAAGACCGCTTTCAAGACCGCGGCCACCACGCAGTTCGGCTCGGGCTGGGCGTGGCTGGTGCTGGGCGCGGACGGCAAGCTGGCGGTGACCAAGACGGCCAACGGCTCCAACCCGCTGGCCGAAGGCCAGGGC
Proteins encoded in this region:
- a CDS encoding superoxide dismutase, whose translation is MAFELPSLPFQTNALAARGMCQETLELHHGKHHQAYVTALNGFVEAKPELQGKSLEEIILAVKGDPAVAPVFNNAGQHWNHILFWQNLSPAGGTIPGALEAKIVEDFGSVDAFKTAFKTAATTQFGSGWAWLVLGADGKLAVTKTANGSNPLAEGQGKALLGLDVWEHSYYLDFRNRRPDYITNYLDKLANYEFAEAQLKAA